A genomic region of bacterium contains the following coding sequences:
- a CDS encoding thrombospondin type 3 repeat-containing protein: MKKYVFPGLTVIETLLLGWITATIAQDALTKIWEVRYDGTSTIAGRTFYSSDWAGRTCLDAQANVYVQGTQKLVGDYPITDLFFMIDQYRTAQTTAKGVTVGARKQEHVNDHQYTSGSKTSGRSQFIYVSKSGDGGWTHTVTRTIDTNIGQYAQDRPIDLVVDGSGNVYLIGQFNTYRQGSTSYGEGGVVVKLRDSDGGEIWRNLIAHAAVDMVLDDGGNLGVIGPSGAVKYKADGTILGQSSDYNMSRITADAAGNYYISRFVSVQASDPSTGTYYHDDIEIIKYNASFQQVWRKQYSHPYYNDRVLQMSVDASGSVFIAGFASDSPIFPDKGFVVVFNGSGTQQWVQLFTGKPGEMILDSSSNIILSIDHSLRKMNRTDGAPIWEVNDLDGSVKALDLDAGNYLYVTSNVGSVNAPPSQANTDVLVTKYAQVADSDGDGIANSVDNCPDAKNSNQSDVDHDGVGDVCDNCPDKSNSDQVDTDKDHLGDACDNCPSQNNPDQRDKDADGKGDLCDNCPDKANPDQKDDDKDGLGNACDNCPSVANADQKDLDGDGIGDACDPDVDGDGISNSLDNCPQIYNKAQDDSDKDGVGDLCDNCPLTPNPDQKDSNHDGIGDACPTNILVRRVELVQVVQDEANSVPLIAGKATLVRVHLDSDQPAGIVIAASGYIRFEYENGLPMNIYNNGILQPNRVYPFDNQIKVPARSEYDPRQLSHTLNFTIPGSWIFDKPPYLNLYVACKLPNGDTYFVTTQRIQLHFQPPLDLTLKIVPVYACANVYVDSYSPCAPVSMEDIKATVKYVERIYPLARINLIKRPDDMITYDPTESSTNGTRLVTDLWLQETLIDDPPHTKYYGLVCREVAPCGWLLDCKDATGKSKGWGYRNEAWGCRNGLNWTVKKTVGGETMAHEVGHMLTGVWNNGLRRAAHVRDNCGTDGPYYEDYPQHGSDLGLIDADGWDGTKILDRDHYYDVMSYSPCKNDTNYGEWISAYMYKKLLDSWSQEAASLTRPVAQSMGAYFFITGGIDQNNHISFLKCERRTLAFADEGSPDQGACSIELQNAGGGVLYIRYFDPVPSDPVDPITGLANFAEVIPDDPNTNRIVIKKDAEVLHTISISAHKPQVTLTYPNGGEILGPRENINWIAADADNDPLTFNLLYSRDGGKTWDVLAMFVEGNHYVWNTEQSGGSSDGLIKVLACDGVNTTEDVSDNIFTLGKKAPAIFISSPDNGARFYRNRRVVFSGNGFDFEDPSLPEDAFSWSSSIDGPLGKGSTASADSLTPGNHLITLTVRDSDGNRSDASISIQVSTVLDSDGDGIGDNEDAEPLIDNTPPPAGPSAGDVMTPPTPPPPLNKKMKVDVQQRAIQVGQTDTLFIKVENAVDFSGFEFILFFDRNVVAIENAADVRLGPFISNAGRTFYALGPQLYQREGRITFGAYSVGTAPGLSGSGIIAKVVCKGVARGTAAIQLSDAKVSDSNGQKVPVLLESNNITVTGRFWADVDGNNALNEADAQQAAAHWTSARGEAAYMASCDVDRGGLGDGDIDVFDVQLIASWWKQAIPAQNLMQVPDAPSSTQAVQIFLQKASANSFNLLAENARELGAFEMRLTVPLSMTVTGIAPGNLLTASGNSAVALGPLYGDQKKEITIGAYSYGANKGVEGSGSLATITFTGPMPPFTVRSLKISDRYGSSVTVDSLRTDLHYRVEPVHEFALQQNYPNPFNPRTSIQFSIDRKDKSSLIVYSITGQMIRILFKGEKSPGAYTVDWDGMDENGRTVGSGVYICVLKSGQQTLSKKMVIIH; encoded by the coding sequence ATGAAAAAGTATGTTTTCCCAGGTCTCACCGTGATCGAAACCCTCCTGCTGGGATGGATCACTGCCACGATCGCCCAGGATGCCCTGACCAAAATTTGGGAGGTGCGCTACGATGGCACCAGCACGATAGCCGGCAGAACCTTTTACAGCAGCGACTGGGCGGGCCGGACCTGTCTCGATGCCCAGGCCAATGTTTACGTCCAGGGTACGCAAAAACTGGTGGGCGATTACCCGATCACCGATCTCTTTTTCATGATCGACCAGTATCGGACGGCGCAGACGACCGCCAAGGGTGTCACTGTCGGTGCGCGCAAGCAGGAGCACGTCAATGACCATCAGTATACCAGCGGCAGCAAAACTTCGGGGCGTAGTCAATTCATCTACGTCAGCAAATCGGGGGATGGTGGCTGGACCCATACCGTCACCCGCACCATCGATACCAACATTGGCCAATACGCCCAGGACCGGCCCATCGACCTTGTCGTGGATGGTAGCGGCAACGTTTACCTGATCGGGCAATTCAATACCTATCGTCAGGGCAGCACGTCCTATGGCGAGGGCGGAGTCGTCGTCAAATTGCGCGACAGCGACGGAGGTGAAATCTGGCGCAATCTCATCGCGCACGCTGCCGTGGATATGGTGCTGGATGATGGCGGCAACCTCGGCGTCATCGGACCATCCGGAGCGGTCAAGTATAAAGCGGACGGCACCATCCTGGGCCAATCCTCGGACTATAACATGAGCAGAATTACGGCCGATGCCGCCGGCAACTATTACATCAGCCGGTTCGTGAGTGTTCAGGCCAGCGATCCCTCCACCGGCACCTATTACCACGATGACATCGAAATCATAAAATACAACGCCTCTTTTCAGCAAGTCTGGAGAAAACAGTATTCGCACCCCTATTATAACGACCGGGTGCTGCAAATGAGCGTCGACGCCTCCGGTTCCGTTTTCATTGCCGGCTTCGCCTCCGATTCTCCGATTTTTCCAGACAAAGGCTTTGTGGTGGTGTTCAATGGTTCAGGCACCCAGCAGTGGGTGCAGCTTTTCACGGGCAAACCGGGGGAGATGATTCTCGACAGCTCGAGCAATATCATCCTCTCGATCGATCATTCGCTGCGTAAAATGAATCGTACGGATGGCGCGCCCATTTGGGAAGTGAACGACCTGGACGGGTCTGTCAAGGCTCTCGATCTGGATGCCGGCAATTATCTCTACGTGACCAGCAATGTGGGTTCCGTCAATGCACCGCCCAGCCAGGCCAACACCGATGTCCTCGTCACCAAATATGCCCAGGTGGCCGATTCCGATGGGGATGGAATAGCCAACAGCGTCGATAACTGTCCGGACGCCAAGAACAGCAATCAGTCGGACGTGGATCACGACGGCGTCGGCGATGTCTGCGATAATTGTCCCGACAAGTCCAATAGCGATCAGGTTGATACCGATAAGGACCATCTGGGAGATGCCTGCGACAACTGTCCTTCCCAAAACAATCCCGATCAGCGAGATAAGGACGCCGACGGCAAGGGCGACCTCTGCGACAACTGTCCGGACAAGGCTAATCCCGATCAAAAAGATGACGACAAGGACGGATTGGGCAATGCCTGCGACAATTGCCCGAGTGTTGCCAATGCCGATCAAAAAGACCTCGACGGTGACGGCATCGGCGACGCCTGCGATCCCGATGTCGATGGCGACGGCATCTCCAATTCATTGGATAACTGTCCACAGATCTATAATAAGGCTCAGGATGATAGTGATAAGGACGGTGTTGGCGATCTCTGTGACAATTGCCCGCTGACTCCCAATCCGGATCAGAAGGACAGCAATCATGACGGCATCGGTGATGCGTGTCCCACCAACATCCTGGTGCGCCGTGTCGAACTCGTCCAGGTGGTGCAGGATGAAGCCAACAGCGTGCCGTTGATCGCCGGCAAAGCCACGCTGGTCCGCGTCCATCTCGATTCCGATCAGCCGGCGGGGATTGTCATCGCCGCTTCGGGCTATATCCGCTTCGAGTACGAAAATGGCTTGCCGATGAATATCTATAATAATGGCATTCTTCAGCCCAATCGGGTCTATCCTTTCGATAATCAGATCAAGGTTCCGGCGCGCTCCGAATACGATCCCCGGCAGCTCTCCCATACGCTGAATTTCACGATTCCGGGGAGCTGGATCTTTGACAAGCCGCCCTATCTCAATCTGTACGTCGCCTGCAAGCTGCCCAACGGCGATACCTATTTCGTCACGACACAGCGCATCCAACTGCATTTTCAGCCGCCGCTGGATTTGACCCTCAAGATTGTGCCGGTTTACGCCTGCGCCAACGTCTACGTCGATAGCTACAGCCCCTGCGCGCCGGTGAGCATGGAAGATATCAAAGCCACCGTCAAATATGTCGAACGGATTTATCCCCTTGCCCGCATCAATTTGATAAAACGGCCCGATGACATGATCACCTACGACCCGACGGAGAGCAGCACCAATGGCACCCGGCTGGTCACTGACTTGTGGCTGCAGGAAACCTTAATCGATGACCCACCGCATACTAAATACTATGGTTTGGTTTGCCGGGAAGTAGCGCCGTGCGGCTGGTTGCTCGACTGCAAAGATGCCACCGGGAAATCCAAGGGCTGGGGATATCGCAATGAAGCCTGGGGCTGCCGCAATGGACTGAACTGGACTGTGAAGAAAACCGTGGGCGGAGAAACCATGGCGCACGAGGTTGGCCATATGCTGACAGGCGTCTGGAATAACGGACTGCGGCGCGCGGCGCATGTACGCGACAATTGCGGCACCGATGGACCCTATTATGAGGACTACCCGCAGCATGGCAGTGATCTGGGCCTGATCGATGCCGATGGCTGGGATGGGACGAAAATCCTGGACCGCGATCATTATTATGATGTTATGAGTTACTCGCCGTGCAAAAATGACACCAATTATGGGGAGTGGATTTCGGCCTATATGTATAAAAAGCTCCTGGATTCGTGGTCGCAGGAGGCGGCCTCGCTGACCAGGCCTGTTGCCCAGTCCATGGGTGCCTATTTCTTCATTACCGGCGGCATCGATCAGAACAACCACATCTCCTTTCTCAAGTGCGAGCGCCGCACGCTGGCTTTCGCGGATGAGGGGTCGCCAGACCAGGGTGCCTGCAGCATTGAATTGCAGAATGCGGGCGGCGGCGTTCTCTACATCCGATATTTCGATCCGGTGCCGTCGGATCCGGTCGATCCCATAACCGGCCTGGCCAATTTTGCCGAAGTCATTCCGGATGATCCGAACACCAACCGCATCGTCATCAAAAAGGACGCCGAGGTGCTGCACACCATCTCCATTTCCGCCCACAAGCCACAGGTGACCTTGACCTATCCCAACGGCGGCGAAATCCTGGGGCCGCGAGAGAATATCAACTGGATCGCGGCCGATGCGGATAACGATCCGCTCACCTTCAATTTGCTCTACAGCCGGGATGGCGGTAAGACATGGGATGTGCTGGCCATGTTTGTCGAGGGGAACCATTATGTCTGGAACACGGAACAATCGGGCGGCAGCAGCGATGGCCTCATCAAGGTGCTCGCCTGCGATGGCGTTAATACGACCGAAGATGTCTCCGATAATATTTTTACCCTGGGCAAAAAGGCACCTGCCATATTCATCAGTTCTCCGGATAATGGGGCCCGGTTCTATAGAAACAGGCGGGTTGTTTTTTCCGGTAACGGATTCGATTTTGAAGACCCCTCCCTGCCGGAGGATGCCTTTTCCTGGTCATCCAGCATCGACGGGCCGTTGGGCAAAGGCTCCACGGCGTCCGCTGACAGTCTGACTCCCGGGAACCACCTGATCACCCTCACCGTGCGAGACAGTGATGGCAACCGGAGTGACGCGTCCATTTCCATTCAGGTTTCCACTGTGTTGGACAGCGATGGCGATGGCATCGGTGATAACGAGGATGCCGAACCGCTCATCGACAATACACCGCCGCCCGCAGGGCCCTCCGCCGGCGACGTTATGACGCCGCCGACGCCTCCGCCGCCACTGAACAAAAAGATGAAAGTGGATGTTCAGCAAAGAGCGATCCAGGTGGGCCAGACGGATACCCTGTTCATCAAGGTCGAGAATGCTGTGGATTTCTCAGGTTTTGAATTCATTCTGTTCTTTGACCGGAATGTCGTCGCCATTGAAAATGCAGCGGACGTACGATTGGGGCCGTTTATCAGCAATGCCGGACGGACTTTTTACGCCCTGGGCCCCCAATTATACCAGCGGGAGGGCCGGATTACATTCGGGGCCTACAGCGTCGGTACGGCACCTGGTCTCTCCGGAAGCGGCATCATCGCCAAGGTTGTCTGCAAGGGAGTGGCCCGAGGCACAGCGGCCATCCAGCTGAGCGACGCCAAGGTGAGTGATTCGAACGGCCAAAAAGTGCCGGTGTTGCTGGAGAGCAACAACATCACGGTAACGGGGCGATTTTGGGCGGACGTCGACGGCAACAACGCCCTCAATGAGGCTGATGCACAACAGGCGGCGGCACACTGGACCAGCGCCAGAGGCGAAGCGGCATACATGGCCAGCTGTGATGTCGACCGCGGCGGACTCGGCGACGGAGACATCGATGTCTTTGATGTGCAGTTAATTGCCTCCTGGTGGAAACAGGCCATTCCGGCGCAAAATCTGATGCAGGTGCCGGATGCGCCATCGAGCACGCAGGCTGTCCAGATCTTTCTGCAAAAAGCCTCTGCGAACAGCTTTAACCTTCTGGCCGAGAACGCCCGCGAATTGGGCGCTTTCGAAATGCGCCTCACCGTTCCTCTCTCCATGACCGTGACGGGCATTGCACCCGGCAATTTATTGACCGCATCGGGCAATTCGGCGGTCGCACTGGGCCCGCTTTACGGCGATCAGAAAAAAGAGATCACCATCGGCGCCTATAGCTACGGCGCAAACAAGGGCGTTGAGGGATCCGGCAGCCTCGCCACCATCACCTTCACAGGCCCAATGCCCCCCTTCACCGTCCGCAGTCTGAAAATCAGCGATCGCTATGGCAGCTCTGTTACGGTCGATTCTCTACGAACGGATTTGCATTACAGAGTCGAGCCGGTGCATGAATTTGCCCTGCAGCAGAATTATCCCAATCCTTTTAATCCGCGCACGTCCATCCAGTTTTCTATCGACAGGAAGGATAAGTCCAGTCTGATCGTCTACAGTATTACGGGGCAGATGATCCGCATTCTGTTCAAGGGTGAAAAATCGCCCGGCGCCTATACCGTCGACTGGGATGGAATGGATGAGAACGGACGTACGGTTGGCAGCGGCGTTTACATCTGCGTCTTGAAATCGGGCCAGCAGACACTGTCGAAAAAGATGGTTATCATCCACTAG